One part of the Paenibacillus silvisoli genome encodes these proteins:
- a CDS encoding metallophosphoesterase family protein: protein MNAEVRITPAETIIRMPGLKKSLTILQITDCHLTACDEREEPDVRAEAIKRTSVFASQAAGGHSTEALFDRLLQTSNELGADFTVFTGDIIDFPSQANIEHLQSQFSRLKSPYLYTVGNHDWYFYGSFTDEVREAAYPKFREWISETPGCEIRSAGGVKLIALDNSNYQVTDGQVEAIKRAAASGEPYLLFMHIPLYVSSLRPDVVDAWGAPIMMGASAWPAASREAWQVRPSDPATKEFCRFLASEESGNLRGIFCGHVHFNHVDAFREGRYQYVTAPGFTGQCRLIRLLAE from the coding sequence ATGAATGCGGAGGTTCGGATTACGCCTGCCGAAACGATAATTCGAATGCCAGGATTAAAGAAATCGTTAACGATTCTGCAAATAACGGACTGCCATTTAACGGCGTGCGATGAACGCGAAGAGCCTGATGTACGGGCAGAAGCCATCAAACGCACGTCGGTGTTCGCGTCGCAAGCGGCAGGCGGTCATTCCACGGAGGCGCTATTCGATCGGTTGCTGCAAACGAGCAATGAGCTGGGGGCGGATTTCACCGTTTTTACGGGCGATATCATCGACTTTCCGAGCCAAGCCAATATCGAGCACCTGCAGAGTCAATTCAGCCGGCTGAAATCGCCGTATTTGTATACCGTCGGCAACCATGACTGGTATTTCTACGGCAGCTTTACGGATGAGGTGCGCGAGGCTGCCTATCCGAAATTCCGCGAGTGGATATCGGAAACGCCTGGCTGCGAAATCCGGTCGGCAGGCGGAGTGAAGCTGATCGCGCTGGATAACAGCAACTATCAGGTGACAGACGGCCAGGTTGAAGCGATAAAGCGGGCAGCGGCATCGGGCGAGCCGTACTTATTGTTCATGCACATACCGCTGTATGTTTCGAGCCTGCGTCCGGATGTCGTCGATGCGTGGGGAGCGCCTATCATGATGGGGGCTTCCGCTTGGCCAGCTGCGTCACGCGAAGCTTGGCAGGTACGACCGTCTGATCCGGCCACGAAGGAATTTTGCCGCTTTCTCGCGAGCGAGGAGAGCGGGAATCTTCGCGGCATCTTCTGCGGGCACGTGCATTTCAATCATGTGGACGCCTTCCGGGAAGGCAGATACCAATATGTGACGGCGCCTGGTTTTACAGGTCAATGCCGGTTGATCAGGCTACTTGCAGAGTAG
- a CDS encoding GNAT family N-acetyltransferase → MIIRSARRDDAPAVIPLLMEAIGSIAYLLTGASDEREAAAALADFYRQPGNRISSEHVLVAEQEGELAGMLVAYSGDDAHELDEPFRERLRKRWPELAGAIVREAQDGEYYLDALAVAESFRGQGIAKRLMAAAEERAAELGFDRTALIVEAYNDKAYRLYEASGYEEAGVLRIGDSDYRRMAKRLN, encoded by the coding sequence ATGATAATCAGATCCGCAAGGCGGGACGATGCCCCAGCCGTCATTCCGCTGCTGATGGAAGCGATCGGCTCGATCGCGTATTTACTCACGGGCGCCTCGGATGAACGCGAGGCCGCCGCAGCGCTGGCCGATTTCTATCGGCAGCCGGGCAACCGGATCAGCTCCGAGCATGTGCTCGTCGCGGAGCAGGAAGGCGAGCTTGCGGGCATGCTCGTCGCCTATTCCGGCGATGACGCGCACGAGCTGGACGAGCCGTTCCGGGAGCGGCTGCGCAAGCGCTGGCCGGAGCTGGCGGGGGCGATCGTCCGCGAGGCGCAGGACGGCGAGTATTATTTGGACGCGCTGGCCGTGGCCGAATCTTTCCGCGGGCAAGGCATCGCCAAGCGGCTCATGGCCGCGGCCGAGGAACGCGCGGCCGAGCTCGGCTTTGACCGCACGGCGCTCATCGTGGAGGCCTACAACGATAAAGCCTATCGGCTTTACGAAGCCAGCGGCTACGAGGAAGCCGGCGTGCTGCGCATCGGCGACAGCGACTATCGCCGCATGGCGAAGCGGCTGAACTGA